One Dissulfuribacter thermophilus genomic region harbors:
- a CDS encoding sensor histidine kinase, with translation MKPTLAVKIVLIILVVECLALTCLSYVFVYYGKRLVFREIEERGKAISGFLAKMSEYPLVAWNPDPLWDSIRAVMLQKDVIGVEVRGNGNELLLHLGTIEHSDEAMIFHRDVLVEAREFVDEEAVIGEMDSNQKKIGVVTVCLSKQKFYENLENLELTVFVLAVCTFWVSAILAVYSVHYFVGRPLKILIRGVEKVSKGDLETEIHISTNDELERVSSAFNSMVRALRRNLEKRIKDAEKSAQEKNLIILGELSSMLIHEVGNMLNRFSVIEYQLGAEKLSEKGRELLDNFAKELKTLMRFTENVQLFAKKPDLKPRSMELVGFLKGIVASFNFMNPKGLNYVLEFDSDKCVLFADEDAVRQVIVNIITNASDASPKGGTVRIGLKQQSDFVTIEVSDQGAGIPDDVKDKIFTPFFTTKGPKGTGLGLYISRSMVEALGGKIYFESYPGKGTTFFIEFPLMTTS, from the coding sequence ATGAAGCCGACTCTTGCGGTAAAGATAGTTTTGATCATTTTAGTAGTTGAATGCCTTGCCCTAACCTGTCTTTCTTATGTATTTGTCTATTATGGGAAACGACTGGTATTCCGCGAGATTGAAGAGAGGGGGAAGGCTATATCTGGATTTTTGGCAAAGATGAGCGAGTACCCCCTCGTGGCATGGAATCCAGATCCCCTATGGGACAGCATAAGGGCTGTCATGCTCCAAAAAGATGTTATCGGAGTAGAAGTTAGGGGAAATGGAAATGAATTGTTATTACATCTTGGTACGATTGAGCACTCTGACGAGGCTATGATCTTTCATAGAGATGTATTAGTGGAAGCACGGGAATTCGTGGACGAAGAGGCGGTAATAGGCGAAATGGATTCAAATCAAAAGAAAATAGGCGTTGTAACAGTTTGTTTGTCTAAACAAAAATTTTATGAGAATCTTGAGAATCTTGAATTAACAGTTTTTGTTTTGGCTGTATGTACTTTTTGGGTATCGGCAATATTGGCAGTCTATTCAGTACATTATTTTGTTGGTCGTCCTCTCAAAATTCTTATTCGCGGGGTTGAAAAGGTCTCAAAAGGAGACCTTGAAACCGAGATCCACATTTCTACCAATGACGAATTAGAGAGGGTTTCTTCAGCATTTAACTCAATGGTAAGGGCACTTAGGCGAAACCTTGAAAAGAGAATAAAAGATGCTGAAAAAAGTGCTCAGGAAAAGAATCTCATTATCTTAGGTGAACTTTCTTCAATGCTCATCCACGAAGTGGGCAACATGTTGAATCGATTCTCAGTCATTGAATATCAACTGGGTGCAGAAAAACTCTCTGAAAAGGGGCGTGAACTCCTGGATAATTTTGCAAAAGAACTAAAGACTCTCATGCGCTTTACAGAAAATGTGCAGCTATTTGCAAAAAAGCCGGATCTGAAACCTAGGTCCATGGAACTCGTTGGCTTTTTAAAGGGGATAGTGGCATCTTTTAACTTTATGAATCCTAAAGGACTAAATTATGTTTTGGAGTTCGATTCTGACAAATGCGTTTTATTTGCAGATGAGGATGCCGTCAGGCAAGTAATAGTCAATATTATTACTAATGCAAGTGATGCCTCACCAAAGGGTGGTACTGTACGTATTGGGTTAAAGCAGCAATCTGATTTTGTGACTATAGAAGTGAGTGATCAGGGAGCGGGTATACCAGATGATGTGAAGGATAAGATCTTTACACCATTTTTTACTACAAAAGGGCCAAAAGGTACTGGTCTTGGCCTATATATTTCCCGATCCATGGTGGAGGCCCTTGGAGGAAAAATTTATTTTGAGTCCTATCCAGGAAAAGGCACAACCTTTTTTATAGAATTCCCCTTAATGACTACATCTTGA
- a CDS encoding energy-coupling factor ABC transporter ATP-binding protein, whose product MNRLIELKDIYFAYSNGESIFQGLDFTLNEGERILLKGPNGAGKTTLFNLILGLLTPQKGKVILFGKQCVKDKDFKVPRQKIGFLFQDSDHQLFCPTVLEDVCFGPLNQGLNSTDAIKKAEEILYMLGVSHLAHRPSYRLSGGEKRLVALATILVMEPDVLLLDEPFNALDMRAKKRIEEVLTNIKIRAMILVSHYEKLPKGLISKEAFLRKNEILVQDVVIKGNSIKKVVPFPG is encoded by the coding sequence ATGAATAGGCTAATAGAACTAAAAGATATATATTTTGCATACTCTAATGGGGAGTCTATATTTCAGGGCCTAGATTTCACTTTAAACGAAGGAGAAAGAATCCTCCTAAAAGGTCCAAATGGGGCTGGCAAAACTACCTTATTTAATTTGATCCTTGGACTCTTGACCCCCCAAAAGGGAAAAGTCATTTTATTTGGCAAACAATGTGTAAAGGATAAGGACTTTAAAGTCCCGAGACAAAAAATTGGATTCCTCTTCCAAGATTCAGACCACCAACTATTTTGTCCTACTGTTCTAGAAGATGTCTGTTTTGGGCCCCTCAACCAGGGATTGAACTCAACAGATGCTATAAAAAAGGCTGAAGAAATACTCTACATGCTGGGGGTCTCTCATCTAGCCCATCGACCATCATACAGACTCTCTGGTGGAGAAAAACGTCTGGTGGCCCTTGCCACCATACTGGTAATGGAACCAGATGTCCTATTGTTGGATGAACCGTTTAACGCCCTAGATATGCGGGCAAAAAAACGAATAGAAGAGGTCCTCACAAACATAAAAATACGTGCAATGATACTGGTGTCCCATTACGAAAAGCTCCCTAAGGGGCTAATCTCAAAGGAGGCCTTTTTAAGGAAAAATGAAATCCTAGTTCAAGATGTAGTCATTAAGGGGAATTCTATAAAAAAGGTTGTGCCTTTTCCTGGATAG
- the cbiQ gene encoding cobalt ECF transporter T component CbiQ, with protein MSCEHFSNGRSFFHRCDPRVKLLCLLVGSWIIAALETLEFQVACLLLSSAFMFAAKLPLKETGLRILIVNTFCLFIWLTVPLTTSGIPLFHIIGPYFVTEEGVITALSITLKSNAILFLSLSLLSTSKITDLTHALSHLKCPSPLVQLFYFTWRYIHVISEEAKKINEAMKLRGFSLSTNLSTYKYIGNYISAIFLKSYDTGIQVQRAMELRGFDGTFWLIHHFNLKRSDIVFFTTTISAIMLIFIGDHFILSK; from the coding sequence TTGAGCTGTGAACACTTTTCCAATGGGAGATCCTTCTTTCATAGGTGTGATCCAAGGGTCAAGCTTTTATGCCTGCTCGTGGGTTCTTGGATAATAGCCGCCCTTGAAACACTTGAATTCCAGGTTGCCTGCTTATTATTGAGCTCGGCTTTCATGTTTGCTGCAAAGCTACCATTAAAAGAGACTGGCTTGCGTATCCTTATAGTCAATACCTTTTGCCTCTTCATTTGGCTTACAGTGCCTCTGACAACGAGTGGTATCCCATTGTTCCATATAATAGGTCCCTATTTTGTCACTGAAGAAGGGGTAATAACTGCCCTTTCTATTACCCTTAAGTCTAACGCAATACTATTTCTGTCTCTTTCCCTTTTGAGCACTTCTAAAATTACAGACCTTACCCACGCACTGAGTCACCTCAAGTGTCCATCCCCACTAGTACAACTATTCTATTTCACTTGGCGATATATTCACGTCATTTCCGAAGAGGCCAAGAAGATAAATGAGGCCATGAAATTGAGGGGTTTTAGCCTTTCAACGAACTTAAGCACGTATAAATACATAGGAAACTATATTAGTGCTATTTTTTTAAAGAGTTATGACACGGGCATTCAGGTCCAAAGAGCAATGGAACTCCGAGGCTTTGACGGCACATTTTGGCTGATACATCATTTTAACTTGAAAAGGTCGGATATCGTCTTTTTCACGACCACTATATCTGCTATCATGCTAATTTTTATAGGAGATCATTTTATATTGAGCAAATGA